In Pedobacter sp. W3I1, one DNA window encodes the following:
- a CDS encoding exo-alpha-sialidase, protein MLKSLSIVFTLIFLSLNVYAQKVEIIQSTSIFEKAPFEACHASTLVDLGEGKIMAAWFGGKHEGSKDVVIWSSIKTGTQWSQPIEIANGIKNDTSRFACWNPVLFKTKKGTLFLHYKVGLNPRTWWAEYKTSANNGKTWSKAHKLPKDFLGPIKNKPVQLPNGTILYPSSTESLDEKTWAIHIEKSDAEGKNWKKIEINCDTFGVIQPSILSYPNGRLQLLCRSRQNVIVESWSEDNGETWSKLTATTLPNPNSGSDAVTLIDGRQLLVYNPLPAGKNWWEGRSTLKLAISTDGKNWQDIYTLENHDKGEYSYPAIIQDRSGNIHISYTAERKKINYMEIRLVHSP, encoded by the coding sequence ATGCTTAAATCTCTTTCAATTGTTTTTACACTGATTTTTCTTTCTTTAAACGTTTATGCGCAAAAAGTAGAGATCATTCAATCAACCAGTATTTTTGAAAAGGCTCCATTCGAGGCCTGTCATGCCTCAACTTTGGTTGATTTAGGCGAAGGAAAAATAATGGCCGCCTGGTTTGGCGGTAAACATGAAGGCAGTAAAGATGTGGTAATCTGGTCGTCAATAAAAACCGGGACACAATGGAGCCAACCAATCGAAATCGCAAATGGGATAAAAAACGATACGAGCAGATTTGCCTGCTGGAATCCTGTCCTTTTTAAAACAAAAAAAGGCACATTATTTTTACATTATAAGGTCGGTCTAAATCCCAGAACCTGGTGGGCAGAATATAAAACATCCGCTAACAACGGTAAAACATGGTCGAAAGCACACAAATTGCCCAAAGATTTCTTAGGGCCAATTAAAAATAAACCCGTTCAATTACCAAATGGAACAATTCTTTATCCCTCAAGTACAGAAAGTTTAGATGAAAAAACATGGGCCATCCACATTGAAAAATCAGATGCTGAGGGTAAAAACTGGAAAAAGATTGAAATTAACTGCGATACTTTCGGGGTAATCCAACCTTCTATTCTCAGCTATCCAAACGGGAGATTACAGTTATTATGCAGAAGCAGACAGAATGTGATTGTAGAAAGCTGGTCGGAAGATAACGGCGAAACCTGGTCTAAATTAACGGCGACAACATTACCCAATCCGAATTCAGGCAGTGATGCTGTAACCTTGATTGATGGCAGACAATTACTGGTTTACAATCCGCTACCAGCTGGTAAAAACTGGTGGGAAGGACGTTCTACCTTAAAATTGGCCATTTCCACCGATGGTAAAAACTGGCAAGACATTTATACCTTAGAAAACCACGATAAAGGCGAGTATAGCTACCCGGCCATTATTCAGGATAGAAGCGGGAATATTCACATCAGCTATACTGCCGAGCGGAAGAAAATTAATTATATGGAGATTAGGTTAGTCCATAGTCCATAG
- a CDS encoding ABC transporter ATP-binding protein, translating to MLNVENLNIDFYNQEEKTWFKAVKQISFNVKKGTVLGIVGESGSGKSVTSFSIMRLHDERAAKITGEIDFEDISLLNLSSNEIRQIRGNQISMIFQEPMTSLNPVFTCGYQVAEAIMLHRKVDKAEAKKHTIALFNEVQLPRPEKIFDSYPHQISGGQKQRVMIAMALSCDPKLLIADEPTTALDVTVQKTILQLLLKLKQERNMAMIFISHDLGVVNEIADEVAVMYKGEIVEQGPAKSIFENPRHPYTKGLLACRPSPNLQLKKLPVVADFLTGKIDDASAHLQASNQLTTAEIAARREKLYVQKPLLRIKDLCTWYPIHNGLFGKTTDYVKAVDQLNFEVFPGETLGLVGESGCGKTTLGRTILRLIQPTSGEIIFNGENITHIGKTALRKLRKDIQIIFQDPYASLNPKLSVGQSILEPLQVHKLYSSDSERKQKVLELLDKVGLKEEHFNRYPHEFSGGQRQRVVIARALALQPKFIICDESVSALDVSVQAQVLNLIKDLQREFGLTYIFISHDLAVVKHISDRILVMNKGKIEEEGFPEQIFYAPKAAYTQKLIEAIPGHQ from the coding sequence ATGTTAAACGTAGAAAATCTAAATATCGATTTCTATAACCAGGAAGAAAAAACCTGGTTTAAAGCGGTAAAACAGATCAGTTTTAATGTAAAAAAAGGAACTGTTTTAGGTATTGTCGGCGAATCTGGCTCTGGAAAATCAGTTACCTCTTTTTCTATCATGCGTTTGCATGATGAACGTGCGGCAAAAATTACGGGAGAAATAGATTTTGAAGACATCAGCCTTCTCAATCTCAGTTCAAACGAAATCCGCCAGATCAGGGGAAACCAGATCTCAATGATTTTTCAGGAACCCATGACTTCGCTCAACCCCGTTTTTACCTGTGGGTATCAGGTGGCCGAAGCCATCATGTTGCATCGAAAGGTAGATAAAGCGGAAGCCAAAAAGCATACTATTGCTTTATTTAATGAAGTGCAGTTACCACGACCAGAAAAAATATTTGATAGTTACCCACACCAAATATCAGGCGGACAAAAGCAAAGGGTAATGATTGCCATGGCCTTAAGCTGCGATCCTAAATTATTAATCGCCGATGAGCCCACTACGGCACTGGATGTAACCGTCCAGAAAACAATCCTGCAACTTCTCTTAAAATTGAAGCAGGAACGCAATATGGCAATGATTTTTATCTCGCACGATTTGGGTGTAGTAAATGAAATTGCCGATGAAGTTGCTGTAATGTACAAAGGCGAAATCGTAGAACAAGGTCCGGCAAAATCTATTTTTGAAAATCCACGACATCCATACACTAAAGGTTTGCTCGCCTGTAGGCCCTCACCTAATCTACAATTAAAAAAATTACCTGTAGTGGCCGATTTCCTTACCGGAAAAATTGACGATGCTTCAGCACATTTACAAGCTTCAAATCAATTAACCACAGCCGAAATTGCTGCGCGAAGGGAAAAACTTTATGTACAGAAACCCTTACTTCGGATTAAGGATCTATGTACCTGGTACCCCATTCACAATGGCCTTTTCGGTAAAACAACCGATTATGTAAAAGCCGTTGACCAGTTAAATTTTGAGGTTTTTCCTGGTGAAACCTTAGGTCTGGTTGGCGAATCGGGTTGTGGTAAAACCACTTTAGGACGGACTATTTTAAGATTGATCCAACCTACATCAGGAGAGATTATTTTTAATGGAGAAAACATTACACACATCGGCAAAACAGCCTTAAGGAAGTTAAGGAAAGATATCCAGATCATTTTTCAGGATCCTTATGCTTCTTTAAATCCAAAATTAAGCGTCGGTCAATCGATTTTAGAGCCATTACAGGTGCATAAATTATATAGTAGCGATAGCGAGCGTAAGCAAAAAGTGTTAGAATTGCTTGATAAAGTAGGTTTAAAAGAAGAGCACTTTAACAGATATCCACACGAATTTAGTGGCGGACAAAGGCAGCGTGTGGTTATTGCCAGGGCTTTGGCTTTACAACCTAAATTTATCATCTGCGACGAATCGGTATCTGCTTTAGATGTTTCCGTGCAGGCGCAGGTTTTAAACCTCATCAAAGACCTTCAGCGCGAATTCGGACTCACTTATATCTTCATTTCTCACGATCTGGCCGTTGTAAAACATATTTCAGACCGTATTTTGGTGATGAACAAGGGAAAAATTGAGGAAGAAGGTTTTCCTGAACAGATCTTTTATGCACCAAAAGCTGCTTATACCCAAAAGCTGATCGAGGCCATTCCAGGACACCAATAA